Proteins from a single region of Synchiropus splendidus isolate RoL2022-P1 chromosome 3, RoL_Sspl_1.0, whole genome shotgun sequence:
- the LOC128755988 gene encoding coronin-2B-like has product MPSFRCSKFRHVYGKPATREHSYDGVPITHSVHDNHYCAVNPCFIAVVTECAGGGSFVVLPIHHTGRMDPQHPRVCGHKGRVLDVKWNPFDDYCIASCSEDFTVKIWDIPVCGVQQNLSQARKTLIGHSRRVGLIEWHPTAENLLLSSAYDYKVLLWDVSQEGLVLRYPVRVVMKPLLYRYPSEALLLSISFNEDGSRMAVTSRDRRVRVLDPRTGRILQVSSNRTHRALRVVYIGGLKMLLSTGRSSWNQRQIILWDPDDLSEPLYEEDLEGSGGVLFPFFDQDTNLLYLAGKGDGTIRCYELSAEKPYMNFLTEYKSLLPQKALGVMPKRGLDVNACEVFRFYRLIAIKDFVQPLSMIVPRKKSGTFHEDLYPMTTGNMAALTAQDWLSGINRSPVLMSLQPGTQVDNPYPETPAEKGLTRHQSWYHTNPTIGVVTPSTLVYLEEAFHAEQLAYQDAKYPRVVSDLSGWQPDETELQLWTYCCTPHCSEPFERPPPSTEHELLQAYYRQQDEIRSLTEQLNKKDVKIAWLEEQIKNTKTC; this is encoded by the exons ATGCCATCATTCCGCTGCTCAAAGTTTCGTCACGTTTATGGAAAGCCGGCCACCAGGGAGCACAGCTACGACGGTGTGCCAATCACACACAGCGTCCATGACAACCACTACTGCGCCGTCAACCCTTGCTTCATCGCCGTGGTGACCGAGTGTGCAGGTGGGGGCTCATTCGTGGTCCTCCCCATCCATCAT ACCGGCAGGATGGATCCTCAGCACCCGAGGGTGTGTGGTCACAAGGGCAGGGTACTGGATGTGAAGTGGAACCCATTTGATGACTACTGCATCGCCTCATGTTCAGAGGACTTCACG GTAAAAATCTGGGACATACCAGTGTGTGGTGTTCAGCAGAACCTCAGCCAGGCCAGGAAGACCCTCATTGGTCACTCCAGAAGAGTGGGACTCATTGAGTGGCACCCCACTGCCGAGAACCTTCTGCTCAGCTCGGCCTATGACTACAAG GTGCTTCTGTGGGATGTGTCCCAAGAGGGATTGGTCCTCAGATATCCAGTCCGGGTGGTGATGAAGCCTTTACTTTATCGCTACCCCTCGGAGGCACTGCTGCTCTCCATCAGCTTCAATGAGGATGGTAGTCGAATGGCGGTTACATCAAGGGACAGACGGGTTCGAGTACTGGACCCACGCACTGGAAGGATACTGCAG GTTTCCAGTAACAGGACTCACAGGGCTTTAAGGGTTGTATATATCGGTGGACTGAAGATGCTGTTGTCCACCGGCAGATCTTCCTGGAACCAAAGACAGATCATCCTCTGGGACCCA GACGATCTATCAGAGCCTCTGTATGAGGAAGACTTGGAGGGCTCTGGTGGCGTTCTCTTCCCCTTCTTCGATCAAGACACAAACCTGCTTTACCTGGCTGGAAAG GGTGATGGGACCATCAGATGCTATGAGCTGAGTGCTGAGAAACCTTACATGAATTTCCTGACTGAGTACAAGTCTCTGCTGCCACAGAAAGCATTAG GTGTGATGCCAAAGCGTGGACTGGATGTGAACGCTTGTGAGGTTTTCCGATTTTACCGTCTGATTGCCATCAAAGACTTTGTTCAACCACTGTCCATGATCGTGCCACGTAAAAAG TCCGGGACTTTCCACGAGGATCTGTATCCCATGACGACAGGAAACATGGCCGCCTTGACTGCTCAGGATTGGTTGTCAGGAATCAACCGAA GTCCAGTTCTGATGTCCTTACAGCCTGGCACACAGGTAGACAATCCTTATCCAGAAACCCCGGCAGAGAAAGGACTTACAAGACATCAGAGCTGGTACCACACAAACCCAACCATCGGGGTGGTGACACCATCAACGCTGGTCTATTTGGAAGAG GCCTTCCATGCGGAGCAACTGGCCTACCAGGATGCCAAATACCCACGAGTGGTGAGCGACCTCTCGGGGTGGCAACCTGATGAGACTGAGCTCCAATTGTGGACGTACTGCTGCACTCCACACTGCAGCGAACCTTTCGAGAGACCTCCGCCTTCCACCGAACATGAG CTTCTCCAAGCATATTACAGACAACAGGACGAGATCAGGAGTTTGACAGAGCAGCTGAACAAGAAAGAC gtgaaaattgcatggcTTGAAGAGCAGATCAAGAACACCAAAACATGTTGA
- the LOC128755348 gene encoding complement factor I-like, with the protein MNSLYFLLPFLHTCISQKDIFQSRSPEQIPVALNLSAISQPSSPAINCSSEAEFLASNECRLTRESCDTVFCPPWQRCIQGRCACKLPYMCTTHNVKPVCGRDQTSYRSFCQAMAMSCRTKESVMSHFAETCEDNGPVFRTSIDPDTGLVTVFVPDSNSPGGGQNLLVCKKYWKMAEVNVACRENGSPLGGASVGYKLYHSLTPQHQNKSFPTHCVSIRCQGYENSLAECVIHNKVWNDPDRRVATATCYNMTQKTETCSFKCANAKLVPMNHTCDGIDHCGDLSDEMCCKKCRNKAFRCKTGVCVSQDALLDQQIDCLDGEDESTKQLKEPGPLSRLPQNTEYTSPRNETAINRAHLESRLYCGRPNTTTVHNEEMDKRQSRFKRVVGGTPANPTQIQWQVALQEDKKIDCGGAYIGGCWVLTAAHCVRPNPTLFRVKFSLWLKWEPQGTTDIVPVQEIIIHPQYDAATYQNDIALVKLKALPQDKKKCFVDNPAISAVCVPWTTKLFQPSHNCSISGWGRNAEGQTARVLLWAKVTLFDNCQRFYGDRFKPGMMCAGDLAGSVDSCQGDSGGPLVCEDELGVSYLWGIVSWGERCGQPGFPGVYTQVAHYFEWIRGHTGWPAVTKYNS; encoded by the exons ATGAATTCTCTTTATTTTCTCCTGCCATTTCTTCACACTTGTATCTCTCAAAAG GATATCTTCCAGAGCAGGTCACCCGAGCAGATACCTGTCGCCTTAAACCTCTCAGCAATCAGCCAGCCCAGCTCTCCAGCCATTAACTGTAGCAGCGAAGCTGAGTTCCTGGCTTCCAATGAGTGCAG GTTGACGCGAGAGTCTTGCGACACCGTCTTTTGCCCTCCGTGGCAGCGCTGCATTCAGGGACGATGTGCCTGTAAACTGCCGTATATGTGTACTACACACAATGTCAAGCCAGTGTGCGGTCGAGATCAGACAAGCTATCGCTCGTTTTGCCAG GCAATGGCCATGTCGTGCCGGACCAAGGAATCAGTCATGTCCCACTTTGCTGAAACCTGTGAAG ATAACGGTCCCGTGTTCAGAACCTCCATCGATCCAGACACCGGACTCGTCACAGTATTTGTCCCCGACAGCAACTCTCCTGGTGGCGGACAGAATCTGTTGGTCTGTAAGAAATATTGGAAAATGGCAGAAGTAAATGTGGCCTGCAGGGAAAACGGAAGCCCACT TGGTGGCGCATCTGTTGGTTACAAGCTCTATCACTCACTGACCCCGCAGCACCAGAACAAAAGCTTCCCCACACATTGTGTGTCTATACGATGCCAAGGCTACGAGAACTCCCTGGCCGAGTGTGTCATACATAACAAGGTGTGGAATGATCCTGATCGGAGGGTCGCCACAGCAACCTGTTACAACATGACTCAGAAAACAG AGACGTGTAGCTTCAAGTGCGCCAATGCGAAGCTTGTGCCAATGAATCATACGTGCGATGGAATCGACCACTGCGGTGACCTCAGCGATGAGATGTGCTGCAAAA AATGCAGGAACAAAGCTTTCCGATGCAAGACTGGAGTCTGTGTGTCTCAAGATGCTCTCTTGGACCAACAGATCGACTGTCTGGATGGTGAAGATGAGTCAACAAAACAGCTGAAGG AACCAGGCCCTCTTTCACGTTTGCCCCAAAATACAG AATATACTTCTCCCCGAAACG AAACCGCCATCAACCGGGCTCATCTGGAGTCCCGCCTCTATTGCGGGCGTCCCAACACCACCACTGTCCACAATGAAGAGATGGATAAGAGACAGAGCAGATTCAAGCGAGTGGTTGGAGGGACTCCTGCCAATCCG ACTCAGATCCAGtggcaggtggcgctgcaggaGGACAAGAAGATCGACTGTGGTGGAGCTTATATTGGAGGGTGCTGGGTGCTCACGGCGGCCCACTGTGTCAG GCCGAACCCCACCTTGTTCCGGGTGAAATTCTCTCTGTGGTTGAAGTGGGAGCCTCAAGGTACAACAGATATCGTCCCAGTCCAGGagatcatcatccatccaca GTACGACGCTGCCACATACCAGAATGACATCGCCTTGGTGAAGCTGAAGGCCCTTCCGCAAgacaagaaaaaatgttttgtggacAACCCAGCCATCAGCGCCGTGTGTGTCCCGTGGACCACCAAGCTGTTTCAGCCCTCACACAACTGCAGCATCTCAGGGTGGGGACGAAATGCAG AAGGACAAACTGCACGAGTGTTGCTCTGGGCAAAGGTCACCCTCTTTGACAACTGCCAAAGGTTCTACGGGGATCGCTTCAAACCAGGCATGATGTGTGCAG GTGACCTTGCGGGCAGCGTGGACTCCTGCCAGGGCGACAGCGGGGGTCCCCTGGTGTGCGAGGATGAGCTGGGTGTGTCCTACCTGTGGGGCATCGTGAGCTGGGGGGAACGGTGTGGTCAGCCGGGCTTCCCCGGAGTTTACACCCAG GTGGCCCACTACTTTGAATGGATCAGGGGTCACACCGGGTGGCCTGCTGTGACAAAGTACAATTCCTGA